GTGTCCGTCTTGACGACGTGCGTCGATGACCGCTGCACCATCGTCACGTCCGCGCCGACCTCCCAGAGCCCCTCACAGATGTCGTGGGCCGAGTTGTTCGAGCCCACCACTACCACGGACTTGCCCTCGTACTTCTCGTCGGGGCCGGGGTGCTCGGATGAGTGGTGTATCTCGCCGTTGAAGCGCTCCTCGCCGGAGAGGTCGGGGACGTTGGGCTTGCCGCTCATGCCCGTCGCCATCACGAGCTCCTCTGGGCGCAGCACGAGATCCTCACCGTCGCGGTTGACCTCGACCTCCCAGGTGCCTGTCTCCTCGTCGTACTGTGCATTGGTGGCCTCGGTGTTCGACCAGTAGTTCAGCTCCATCACCTTCGTGTACATCTCCAGCCAATCGCCGAGCTTGTCCTTCGGTGAGAACACCGGCCAGTTTTTGGGGAACTTGATGTACGGGAGGTGGTCGTACCAGACGGGGTCGTGCAGCGCGAGCCCCTTGTACCGGTTGCGCCAGGAGTCGCCCGGCCGGTCGTTCTTCTCGAGGATGATCGTGGGCACGCCGAGTTGGCGGAGCCGTGCACCGAGTGCGATGCCGCCCTGTCCCCCACCGACGATCACAGTGTGCGGCTGTTCGGTGTACCCCAGGTTCTCCAGCTCCTCCTCACGGCGCTCTGTCCACGTTTTGCGGTCTGCGTCCGCAACCGGCTCTGCGCCTATCGGTCGGTCTCTGCCCTTGGGCTCCTCATGCCCCTTCAGCTCCGTCAGTGCGGTCAGGAAGGTCCACGCACCGCCATCTTTCAGCCGGACGACACCCTCACCACGACCCACCTCGGTCTCGAAGGTGAACCAGGCGGTGATGATCCCATCTTCCTCCTCCGCCGGCTCGCTCAGCTCGAAGTCCGACGGACCGGTGTGCGCGAGTGTCTCCTCGAGCATGTCCTCGACGCCGCTGGGATTCTCCACCGTCTTGATGTTCCAGGTAAACGCGACCAGGTCGCGCCAGTAGCTCTCCGCACAGAACATCTCCGCCGCAGCGGCGGCATCCTCTCGGCGCATCGCATCCTCGAGATCCTCCAAGTACGCCTGTGCCGTCTCGGTCGCATGGTCGATGTCGCCATCGGACAGCTGCTCTGGCGAGCTCATCGGCCCACCTCCTCCGCTGCGGTGGTCGCCACAGCGGGTGTCGGTACCGATTCTAGTTCAGGCTGACCGGTTTGATCATAAAAGATCATCCTATTCTTGAAGTGTTGCTCCCTTTCCTTAATGATTATTCCTAATATTTGCCATCAACACCGGCTCAATTGCGGGGTTTGGACTGTGACGGTGGAGATCGTACGAGCTTGAACCAGATCACGCCGTCGAAATCGTATTCGGTCGCGATGACCAGGGTCGACAGGCTATTTCAGCGGTTGTGGACCGTCCGGTATGACCAGCACAACCACACACCACTTCGTTCGTATTTGCCCGCTGTTGGTTCTCATTCGTCGGGAAGGGTCAGTTCGGCCTATTCTCTCAGTCAACGAATGTGTATCCGTGAACGGAAAATGAGCCAACTCGAATCCACAGCAGAGCCGGTGTTCTCGATTCGCGGCGTGACGTTCGCGCCCCGAACACTGGCGGGTATCTTCTTTTTCGCACTCGCTGCACAGTTCATGACTGTCATCATGCTCGCGGCCGCGATGGTGCCTGGATACGATTTCCGCGCGGCTGCGATCAGTGACCTCGGGGTATTCCCGGAGACGGCACTCTTGTTCAACGGCTCACTCGTCGTTGTCGGCGTGTTCAATCTCCTCGGTGGGTACTTCTTCTACCGAACCCACGGGAAGCGCTGGCTGCTGGCCATCTTCGCGTTGGCGGGCATCGGTGCCGTCGGTGCTGGCCTCTTCCCGCTGGACACCGGTGGACTGCACGGCCTCGCCGCGTTGCTCGCGTTCGTGTTCTTCAACGTGCAGGCCATCGGGAGCGCGACTCGCCTTGATGGCGTCATGCGGGCACTGGCGGTTCTCGCCGGCGGGCTGGGACTCGTCTTCGTGGTGTTGATGGCCCTCGGTGATGGTGGGAACACCGCCGCATTCGGACCCATCGGTCACGGTGGGACTGAGCGGATGATCGTCTACCCGGTGATGCTCTGGCTGGTCGCCTTCGGCGGCTATTTACTCAGTGAGAGCGGCCACGGGACCGTCTCCACTCGGTAGGTCGAATGTTCGACCAACGAATACGGCTCATCGGCTCAGTCGCACTCGTCGTCGCACTCTTGAGTGCGCCGCTCACCGTGACTGCCACCCCGACGACGGGCCCGACTGCGACTCCGTCAGCCTACGCGTCTACGTCGGTCGAACAGGTCGACCCGACTACTCTGACGGAGACGGAGGCGTGGTTCGACGAGACGATGGCCCGCCAGTTGGAGGACCACCGCGTCCCGGGTGCGGCCGTCGTCCTCGTCAGCGACGGCGAGGTGGTTCTCGCGAAGGGCTACGGGTACGCAGACGTCGAATCGCAGCGCCCTGTCGACGCAACCGAGACGGTGTTCAGCATCGGCTCGACTGGGAAGCTCATCACGTGGACGGCCGTGATGCAGGGCGTCGAGGACGGTCGGCTCGAACTCGACCGCGACGTGAACGACTACCTGACCGACTCGAGCGTCACGGTCCCTGACACCTACTCCGAGCCGGTCACACTCGAACACCTCGGCACCCATTCAGCCGGCTTCGAGGACAGCTTCGCGGGGATGGTCACTGACGACCCGAGCGAGATACGGCCGATGGAAGAGATTCTAGCCGAACACCGCCCCGCGCGCGTCCGCCCGCCGGGTGAGTTCGTCGCGTACTCGAACTACGGGACGGCGCTTGCGGGCCACGTCCTCGCCGAGCAGTCCGACACGACGTTCACCGAGTACGCCGACGAACGTATCTTCACGCCGCTGGAGATGGCCAACACCACCTACGCCCAGCCACTCCCTGACGAGTTGGAGCCCCG
The DNA window shown above is from Halobaculum marinum and carries:
- a CDS encoding flavin-containing monooxygenase — translated: MSSPEQLSDGDIDHATETAQAYLEDLEDAMRREDAAAAAEMFCAESYWRDLVAFTWNIKTVENPSGVEDMLEETLAHTGPSDFELSEPAEEEDGIITAWFTFETEVGRGEGVVRLKDGGAWTFLTALTELKGHEEPKGRDRPIGAEPVADADRKTWTERREEELENLGYTEQPHTVIVGGGQGGIALGARLRQLGVPTIILEKNDRPGDSWRNRYKGLALHDPVWYDHLPYIKFPKNWPVFSPKDKLGDWLEMYTKVMELNYWSNTEATNAQYDEETGTWEVEVNRDGEDLVLRPEELVMATGMSGKPNVPDLSGEERFNGEIHHSSEHPGPDEKYEGKSVVVVGSNNSAHDICEGLWEVGADVTMVQRSSTHVVKTDTLLEHGLGDLYSERAVENGIDTHRADMIFASVPYRIMNEFEKPKYDKMREIDADFYDALEDAGFMIDFGPDDSGLFMKYLRRGSGYYIDTGASQLIIDGEIDVANGQVTEFTEDAILLEDGTELPADLVVYATGYGSMNHWVADLIDEETARQAGKVWGLGSDTPKDPGPWEGEERNMWKPTQVEQLWFHGGNLHQSRHYSLYLALQLKARYEEIPTPVYDRQEVHHEGI
- a CDS encoding DUF998 domain-containing protein produces the protein MSQLESTAEPVFSIRGVTFAPRTLAGIFFFALAAQFMTVIMLAAAMVPGYDFRAAAISDLGVFPETALLFNGSLVVVGVFNLLGGYFFYRTHGKRWLLAIFALAGIGAVGAGLFPLDTGGLHGLAALLAFVFFNVQAIGSATRLDGVMRALAVLAGGLGLVFVVLMALGDGGNTAAFGPIGHGGTERMIVYPVMLWLVAFGGYLLSESGHGTVSTR